Proteins co-encoded in one Populus trichocarpa isolate Nisqually-1 chromosome 10, P.trichocarpa_v4.1, whole genome shotgun sequence genomic window:
- the LOC7460768 gene encoding homeobox protein knotted-1-like 6, with protein sequence MDGTYGLHSTVADYSDKALMSPEDLILQSEYQSLLSSETLRLRIPILGSEELLSEAASIRTEEDMSALIKAKIASHPCYPRLLEAYIDCQKVGAPPGIACFLDEIRRENDLFKQDAVSTYWGADPELDEFMETYCDLLVKYKSDLERPFDEATTFLNKIEMQLRNLCTGASIRSISDEGAPSSDEELSGGELDMHEAQPSGEDRELKDKLLRRFGSHIGTLKLEFSKKKKKGKLPKEARQTLLGWWDAHYKWPYPTEADKIALAESTGLDQKQINNWFINQRKRHWKPSENLQFAVMDNLSGQFFTEDD encoded by the exons ATGGACGGAACGTACGGTCTGCACTCAACGGTGGCGGACTACTCAGACAAGGCGTTGATGTCGCCGGAGGATTTGATTTTACAATCGGAGTACCAGAGCTTGCTGTCTTCCGAAACTCTTCGGCTGCGGATTCCGATTCTTGGATCCGAAGAGTTGCTTTCAGAGGCGGCTTCGATCAGAACAGAAGAAGATATGTCCGCTTTGATCAAAGCCAAAATTGCCTCGCATCCTTGCTATCCTCGTTTACTCGAGGCTTATATCGATTGCCAGAAG GTAGGGGCGCCTCCGGGGATAGCGTGTTTCTTGGATGAAATCCGGCGAGAAAACGACCTTTTTAAGCAAGACGCTGTCTCCACGTACTGGGGAGCTGATCCCGAGCTAGACGAATTCATG GAAACCTACTGTGATTTGTTGGTGAAGTATAAATCTGATCTTGAAAGGCCTTTTGATGAAGCAACAACCTTCTTGAACAAGATTGAAATGCAGCTTCGTAATCTCTGCACTGGTGCCTCCATCAGAAGCATCTCTG ATGAAGGTGCGCCATCATCAGATGAGGAGTTAAGTGGAGGGGAGTTGGATATGCATGAAGCTCAACCAAGTGGTGAAGACCGAGAGCTTAAAGATAAACTTCTCCGCAGGTTTGGAAGTCATATTGGTACGCTGAAGCTGGagttctcaaagaaaaaaaagaaaggaaagctaCCGAAGGAAGCTAGGCAAACCCTACTTGGATGGTGGGATGCTCACTATAAATGGCCATATCCAACT GAAGCTGATAAGATAGCATTGGCCGAATCGACGGGACTAGATCAGAAGCAAATTAATAATTGGTTTATAAATCAACGTAAGCGCCACTGGAAACCATCTGAGAACCTGCAATTTGCTGTTATGGATAATCTTTCTGGGCAGTTCTTTACAGAAGACGACTGA
- the LOC18102401 gene encoding cysteine-rich receptor-like protein kinase 2 translates to MTKAIQSIPYQRIFFCFFGYVLLRERVVVGHPRSQTVQVMCGRQLDHNATIFVPNFVATMENISEQMSASGFGVAVSGSGPDINYGLAQCYGDLSLLDCVLCYAEARTVLPQCYPYNGGRIHLDGCFIRAENYSFYEEYLGPGDKAVCGNTTRKNSTFAESTRQAVSQAVTSASNNQGYARVQLTVPGTNESAYVLANCWKTLNASSCRACLENATASILGCLPWSEGRALYTGCFMRYSDIDFLNDELGNGGSRGSIVIIVVSVISSLVVLGLGVSIGVHIWKRRYIMKKRRGSNEAQKVARTLNDSSLNFKYSTLEKATGSFDDTNKLGQGGFGSVYKGALPDGREIAVKRLFFNNRHRAKDFYNELNMISSVEHKNLVRLLGCSCSGPESLLVYEFLPNRSLDRFIFDQNKGKELTWEKRYEIITGTAEGLAYLHMNSSIRIIHRDIKASNILLDSRLRAKIADFGLARSFQDDKSHISTAIAGTLGYMAPEYLAHGQLTEKVDVYGFGVLLLEIVTGRQNNRSKNSEYTESLVILTWKKFQAGTVEELYDPNLMLHNHHDNNVKNDVKRAVHVGLLCTQKIPSLRPTMSKALQMLTTEEHLPRPSNPPFIDEMTMELNDTCEDPCYPLNSGTSASIATIENSSFHPR, encoded by the exons ATGACAAAAGCAATCCAATCGATCCCTTACCAAAGGATTTTCTTCTGCTTTTTTGGGTATGTTTTGTTGCGTGAACGGGTGGTGGTTGGACATCCTAGATCCCAGACGGTCCAAGTTATGTGTGGACGCCAACTGGATCACAACGCAACTATCTTCGTGCCAAATTTTGTTGCCACAATGGAAAACATCAGTGAACAGATGAGTGCGTCAGGCTTTGGAGTTGCAGTTTCAGGCTCTGGACCTGACATTAACTATGGCCTTGCCCAATGCTATGGGGACCTGTCGTTACTTGACTGTGTACTATGCTATGCCGAGGCACGTACGGTTCTTCCACAATGCTATCCTTATAATGGGGGTCGCATTCACCTTGATGGTTGCTTCATTCGAGCTGAGAATTATAGTTTCTATGAAGAATATCTAGGACCTGGAGATAAGGCTGTTTGTGGAAATACAACGCGTAAGAATTCAACCTTTGCGGAATCGACAAGGCAGGCTGTCTCACAAGCAGTCACTAGCGCATCAAATAATCAAGGTTATGCACGGGTACAGCTCACAGTTCCGGGCACAAATGAGTCAGCTTATGTGTTAGCTAATTGCTGGAAGACATTAAATGCAAGCTCTTGCAGGGCATGCTTGGAGAATGCCACTGCATCTATATTGGGATGTTTGCCATGGTCGGAGGGCAGAGCACTATATACTGGGTGTTTCATGAGGTACTCGGATATAGATTTTCTCAACGACGAACTTGGGAATGGAGGTTCCAGAG GGAGCATTGTAATAATAGTTGTTTCAGTTATCAGCTCTCTGGTGGTTTTGGGACTTGGAGTATCTATAGGAGTTCATATATGGAAACGCAGATAtataatgaagaaaagaagag GTTCTAATGAGGCTCAAAAGGTGGCCAGAACCCTCAATGACAGTAGCTTGAACTTCAAGTACTCGACACTTGAGAAGGCTACTGGATCTTTTGACGACACCAACAAGCTTGGACAAGGAGGATTTGGATCTGTTTACAAG GGAGCTTTACCTGATGGAAGGGAGATTGCAGTGAAGAGGCTCTTCTTTAACAACAGACATAGAGCTAAGGATTTCTACAATGAACTAAACATGATAAGTAGTGTGGAACACAAAAATCTGGTCAGGTTGTTGGGGTGCAGTTGTTCTGGACCTGAAAGCCTTCTCGTCTATGAATTCCTGCCTAACAGGAGTCTCGATCGTTTCATCTTCG ATCAGAACAAAGGCAAGGAGCTGACCTGGGAGAAGAGATATGAGATAATTACTGGCACCGCAGAAGGTTTAGCCTACCTTCATATGAACTCCAGTATCAGAATCATTCACAGAGATATAAAGGCCAGCAATATCTTGTTAGATTCAAGGCTTCGTGCTAAAATTGCTGATTTTGGGTTAGCCAGGTCTTTCCAAGACGATAAGAGTCACATCAGCACAGCCATTGCAGGAACATT AGGTTACATGGCTCCGGAATACCTAGCCCATGGTCAGTTAACAGAAAAGGTAGATGTCTACGGCTTTGGGGTGCTTTTGTTGGAGATTGTTACAGGAAGGCAGAATAACAGGAGCAAAAACTCAGAATACACGGAGAGTCTAGTCATACTA ACGTGGAAAAAATTCCAGGCAGGAACTGTGGAGGAGCTTTATGACCCAAATCTGATGCTGCATAACCACCATGATAACAATGTTAAGAATGATGTTAAGAGAGCAGTTCATGTGGGCCTTCTGTGCACCCAAAAAATCCCATCACTTCGACCAACAATGTCAAAGGCTCTACAAATGCTAACAACTGAGGAACATCTCCCTCGGCCCTCTAATCCCCCTTTCATAGACGAAATGACCATGGAACTCAATGACACATGCGAGGATCCATGTTACCCCCTTAATTCTGGTACTTCGGCATCAATTGCCACCATTGAAAATAGTTCCTTCCACCCAAGATAA
- the LOC7492389 gene encoding cysteine-rich receptor-like protein kinase 2, translating into MTKANQSIPYQSIFFCFFGYVLLRERVVVGDPRSQTVQVMCGRQLEHNATIFVPNFVATMGNISDQMRASGFGVAVSGSGPDINYGLAQCYGDLSLLDCVLCYAEARTVLPQCYPYNGGRIYLDGCFMRAENYSFYEEYLGPGDKAVCGNTTRKSSTFAESTRQAVSQAVTSASNNQGYARVQLTVPGTNESAYVLANCWKTLNASSCRACLENATASILGCLPWSEGRALYTGCFMRYSDIDFLNDELGNGSSRGSIVIIVVSVISSLVVLGLGVSIGVYIWKRRYIMKKRRGSNEAQKLARTLNDSSLNFKYSTLEKGTGSFDETNKLGQGGFGSVYKGALPDGREIAVKRLFFNNRHRAADFYNEVNMISSVEHKNLVRLLGCSCSGPESLLVYEFLPNRSLDRFIFDQNKGKELTWEKRYEIITGTAEGLAYLHMNSSIRIIHRDIKASNILLDSRLRAKIADFGLARSFQDDKSHISTAIAGTLGYMAPEYLAHGQLTEKVDVYGFGVLLLEIVTGRQNNRSKNSEYTESLVILTWKKFQAETVEELYDPNLMLHNHHDNNVMNDVKRAVHVGLLCTQEIPSLRPTMSKALQMLTTEEHLPRPSNPPFIDEMTMELNDICEDPCYPLNSGTSASIATIENSSFHPR; encoded by the exons ATGACAAAAGCAAACCAATCGATCCCTTACCAAAGTATTTTCTTCTGCTTTTTTGGGTATGTTTTGTTGCGTGAACGGGTGGTGGTCGGAGATCCTAGATCCCAGACGGTCCAAGTTATGTGTGGACGCCAACTGGAGCACAACGCAACTATCTTCGTGCCAAATTTTGTAGCCACAATGGGAAACATCAGTGACCAGATGCGTGCGTCAGGCTTTGGAGTTGCAGTTTCAGGCTCTGGACCTGACATTAACTATGGCCTTGCCCAATGCTATGGGGACCTGTCGTTACTTGACTGTGTGCTATGCTACGCCGAGGCACGTACGGTTCTTCCACAATGCTATCCTTATAATGGGGGTCGCATTTACCTTGATGGTTGCTTCATGCGAGCTGAGAATTATAGTTTCTATGAAGAATATCTAGGACCTGGAGATAAGGCTGTTTGTGGAAATACAACGCGTAAGAGTTCAACCTTTGCGGAATCGACAAGGCAGGCTGTCTCACAAGCAGTCACTAGCGCATCAAATAATCAAGGTTATGCACGGGTACAGCTCACAGTTCCGGGCACAAATGAGTCAGCTTATGTGTTAGCTAATTGCTGGAAGACATTAAATGCAAGCTCTTGCAGGGCATGCTTGGAGAATGCCACTGCATCTATATTGGGATGTTTGCCTTGGTCGGAGGGCAGAGCACTATATACTGGGTGTTTCATGAGGTACTCGGATATAGATTTTCTCAACGACGAACTTGGGAATGGAAGTTCCAGAG GGAGCATTGTAATAATAGTTGTTTCAGTTATCAGCTCTCTGGTGGTTTTAGGACTTGGAGTATCTATAGGAGTTTATATATGGAAACGCAGATAtataatgaagaaaagaagag GTTCTAATGAGGCTCAAAAGTTGGCCAGAACCCTCAATGACAGTAGCTTGAACTTCAAGTACTCGACACTAGAGAAGGGTACTGGATCTTTTGACGAAACCAACAAGCTTGGACAAGGAGGATTTGGATCTGTTTACAAG GGAGCTTTACCTGATGGAAGGGAGATTGCAGTGAAGAGGCTCTTCTTTAACAACAGACATAGAGCTGCGGATTTCTACAATGAAGTAAACATGATAAGTAGTGTGGAACACAAAAATCTGGTCAGGTTGTTGGGGTGCAGTTGTTCTGGACCTGAAAGCCTTCTCGTCTATGAATTCCTGCCTAACAGGAGTCTCGATCGTTTCATCTTCG ATCAGAACAAAGGCAAGGAGCTGACCTGGGAGAAGAGATATGAGATAATTACTGGCACTGCAGAAGGTTTAGCCTACCTTCATATGAACTCCAGTATCAGAATCATTCACAGAGATATAAAGGCCAGCAATATCTTGTTAGATTCAAGGCTTCGCGCTAAAATTGCTGATTTTGGGTTAGCCAGGTCTTTCCAAGATGATAAGAGTCACATCAGCACAGCCATTGCAGGAACATT AGGTTACATGGCTCCGGAATACCTAGCCCATGGTCAGTTAACAGAAAAGGTAGATGTCTACGGCTTTGGGGTGCTTTTGTTGGAGATTGTTACAGGAAGGCAGAATAACAGGAGCAAAAACTCAGAATACACGGAGAGTCTAGTCATACTA ACGTGGAAAAAATTCCAGGCAGAAACTGTGGAGGAGCTTTATGACCCAAATCTGATGCTGCATAACCACCATGATAACAATGTTATGAATGATGTTAAGAGAGCAGTGCATGTGGGCCTTCTGTGCACCCAAGAAATCCCATCACTTCGACCAACAATGTCAAAGGCTCTACAAATGCTAACAACTGAGGAACATCTCCCTCGGCCCTCTAATCCCCCTTTCATAGACGAAATGACCATGGAACTCAATGACATATGCGAGGACCCATGTTACCCCCTTAATTCTGGTACTTCAGCATCAATTGCCACCATTGAAAATAGTTCCTTCCACCCAAGATAA